The genomic interval GCTTGCTTTCGTGGCATTTTGCTGTATGCTTGGCGCGGGCGCGGTACTTCATCATTTTGAGTACGCATTTAAGGCGCTAAACATCATTGCAGGGCTTTATATGCTCTATCTTGGCGCGATGCTTCTTTTTGGCAAGGGCGAGCTTAGCGTAACAAACGTCTCAAATTTACCAAGCAAAAAGCAGATGTTTATAAACGGCCTCATCGTTTGCGTCACAAATCCAAAGGCATGGATATTTTTCTCGGCTTTACTGCCTACATTTTTGGATAAAGACGATCCCTTTAGTCTAACTCGTATGTGCGCGATCGCGGCAACGCTCGTTTTCATCGAGTTTTGCTCGCTAAATATCTACGCACTCGGCGGAGCTATGCTAAAGAAATTTTTACAAACGCACCTAAGGCTACTTGAAATTTGCACCGCCATTATCGTCTGCACGATCGGAGTACTTTTACTTTTTAGATAAATTTAGCCTCTTTTTATATAGCTTGGCTAAAATTTGCCCGGTTTGCACTACATTTTTGGCAAAAGGAGAAAAAGATGAAAAAATTTCTATTTATACTTACAAATCAACCATACAACGGTACCGACAACGCTTACAACGCATTAAGGCTAGCTAAAACGCTAAAAGAAAAAGGCGAAGAGGTCAGAATTTTTCTAATGAACGACGCGGTCGATCTTGCGCGAAATAGCACCAAAAAGCCGGAAAACTACGACGTAGATCTAGTAGCGATGTTAAAAGAGCTTTACGCTAGCGGCGCTATGCTAAAGGTTTGCGGTAGCTGCCAAACGAGGTGCGGTTTGCATGCGGGAGAGCCTTATTTCGAGGCTGAGGTGAAAGGTAGCATGGATATCTTATCCGAGTGGGTTAGGCAGTGCGATCAAGCGATGACGTTTTAGAGTAGGCAAAAGAGAATTTATGAGCGTAACATTTAAGGTAAAAAATAAAAAGAAGCTTTTGGGCGGATATGAAAAGGCGCTAAGCGAGCGTGAAATTTCAGAGTTTATAGAGGGATTTTGCTTTTTTAATAGCCAAAACGACGAGCCGAGCGAGCTTTCGCTAAACGAAAACGTGATGATTGCTGGCGTATGGCAAAAGAGCGCTCGCGGCTTTGAACTAAGCTACGAAAACGGCAAATATATCGTTCGAGTCTGCACTCCAAGCGGCGTTGGCGACTGGCAGACGGCGATTTTGTTTCTTTCTAAAATTTCAGCCAAAACCGGCTCGAAAATAGAGTGCGACAACGAGGAAATTTACGATAGCGAGCAAATTTTAAAATTTGATTATGAAGCCGACATAATGTGGGGACTTGAAGCGTTAAAAGACGCAAAAGAGAAAAATCAAATGCTTTATATCTCTGGCCTGGAGCGCGACGTGGCGTTTGACGCGGTTATGATAGATGAAATTTTTGTAAGCGCTAGCCCTGAGGCTAAATTTGATGAGATGATGAGGCGGGTGCAGTATCTTGACGCTTATAGCGCAAGAGAGAATTTATACGAAGATAAAGACGGCAACGAAATTTTTGGCGCATATACGCTTAGCGAAAATTTACCGACTATCTTGCCTTACGCTCCCTCTCCGTCGTGGCAGGCGCAAGAAGTTCTAGGAGAGTGCAAGGTCTCTCGCTGGATACTTACGCTAGTAGTCGGCGTAGACGATAAGGACGCGCACGTGCTCGGCGAATGCGAATATGGCGCTTTTATGGTAAATCTGCCAAAAGAAAAATATCGCTTCATAGACGCTGCAAATATACTGGTTGAGCCGCTTAGCGAAGAAGAGATGAGAGAAATTTTTAAAAAGGCAAATGAAGCTTAAGTTAATAAACTGCCGAAATGAAAATTCGCCTCAGGCTTGCTTAAAAATTTAAGTCGGTTTCAAGCGCGGGTTTAAACTCGTAAAAGCTAGGATTTTACCGGTATTGTCGCTTTTGGGGCTAAATTATGCGAAATTTTAACCTAAACTAATCTAGGCTTTGCGTGATTTAAAAAAGGATAAAAATGAAAATTTTAAAAACTATTTTAGCGGCGGCATCGGCGGTTTGCTATCTAAACTCGGCCGTTTTACCGCAAAGCGACTGGAGCAAAAGAGAGCTAAAAGGCGAGGTCAAAAGTATGACGGCTACGGAGTATGAATACTCTATGGACGGCTTGGGCGCGCTAGAAAATACGCGCGTAAAGCGGACGGAGTTTAACGAAAACGGCTATATAGTGCAAGAAACCGAGCATATAAACGGCGCGCCAAACAGCTCGGTTTTGTTTGAGTACGGCAAAGACGGGCTAGTGCGCAAAAAATATCAAGATAGCGCCGTTTATCTCTACGAATACGAATTTGACGGCGAAAATTTAGTCGCGACGGCCAAAGAGCAGCATGTGGAGGATAAATTTTACCCACGCACGGAGAAAACCACTTACGGCAAGGACGGCAAAATGATCGCCCGGGCGGCGTATTCGGGCGGGACGCTAGTGACGGACGATAGCTACGTCTACGACGAAAAGGGCGTTTTAACGCGGATAGAAAATAATATGGAGCTGCGCCACGGCATAGAGATAAGCTTCGAACGCAAGCCAAACGGCGAATACGAAAAAATCACGCAAGCCCCAAACTCAAAATGGGTCTATTACTACGCCGCAAACGGCGACGAGATGGAGTATACGTCGGTAAATTACTTCGGCTCCGAGGCAAAAATCTGGCAAATATTGCAGTTTAAAGATATAACGAGGGACGAGCGAGGAAATTTGACGCGTAAAACCTCGGTCAAATTTAAGCCCGCGGACAAATACTACGAAAACGGCGACATAACGGAAATCGGCCTATATAAAAAGCTAGAAATTAGCTACGAATACTACTAAAGTGAATTTTTGAGCTAAGGCTATTTTTCCGAAAAAATTTCGCCGTTTATTATAGATTTAACCGTTAAAAACCCGACTATCAAAATCGAAGCGACTAGAGCCGTAAAAGCGCCGACGCCTAAAACTAAATAAAAATCGCTTTGCGTAATTTCGTAAGCTTTTAAAAACGCTATAGAGCTAGCGGCCGTCGGGAAGGTAAAAGCCCACCACGATAGGGCAAATTTGAGTTTAATAAATCTTTTATACGAAAAAAGTATAAGCGCCGCGAAAAATACGTTTATATTAAGTAGTATCGCCGCAAAAGCGTCGAATCGCTCGGTTAATTTTACGTATCCCAAAAACGCCATAGCCGGCGGCGCTAGCGTAATGACTAGCGTCGGGACGAATTTGTCGGCTAACTTATCGCAAAAAACTAACCTATAAAATATAACGGCGAATAAAATAATCCAGAAAAATAACCCCAAACTAAAATAATACCAGATCGCTTGAGATTTTTCGGCTATGATCGGGATTAGCAAGTTGCCCACTACGGGGATAAACCATGCCGGATTTAGCGTCGCGATATCGAATTTTTCGTCGATCCAAAAAGAAATTACGTAAAGCGTAAAAATCGTTTGCAAGCCTAAAGCCGCGTAAAAAAGCGAGTAGTATAGTCGCGGCGCGTCTTTGTAGGCTAGAGCTAAAAGAAAAAGCGAGATGATAAATCCGCCGAAAAAATTTATCCTTATAGGGTGCGAAAATTCGGCCTTTACTTCTTCTTTAAATTTTAAAAGCTTAAAGAGGTAAAACGCCGAAAGTAGGCAAAATACCGTGCAGTCTAGCGTTCTAAGCGCCGAGAATATCTCGCTCGGTAAATCAAATATTTCGCTTAGTTTCTTATAAGCCGCGCAAAGCCCTCCAAGCCCCATAGTACCGGCGAAAAGCATAATCGGCAGCGATTTTATTTTGCTTTGCGAGTCGTTTTTCTTAACATCGTGCATTGTTTTTCTTTTCGTATTAAATTTTTATGCAATATTACCTATAATAAGGTTAAATTTTTGTAACGAAGTCACGAAAGGGCAAAATGCTAAGCGAAGAGTTAAAAGAAATTTTGCGCGAGAGGTTTACGAATAATTTCGATCTAGCAAGCGAGGATCTAAATGCGATCTTTGCTAACGCGTATCTAAAAACCGTAAAAAAGGGCGATATATTTTACTCCGGAAACGATTGCTTCGGATTTATCCTTATACTAAAAGGCGTTTTAAGGGCGTTCGTATCGTCTAACGCAAAGGAAATAACGATATTTAGGCTAACTAAAGACGAGAGTTGCGTGCTGTGCGATACGTGTTCTATAAATTCGCTAGAAAATAAAGTAAGCGTCGAAATCGAGCAAGATAGCGAGATTATCGTTATTCCGGCGCGAATTTACAAACCTCTTAAAGAAAAATATCCGAGCGTTTTAAATTTTACTCTAAAAATCGTAGCCGATCGGTTTGCCAGAACGATAAACGTTATGGAACAGGCTTTGTTTTCGCCGCTTTCGGCGCGGATTATGAATTTTTTATCCCAAAGCATCGAAAATCTAAACGAAAATTTTATAAAAATAACGCACGAAGAGCTGGCGAATCATCTAGGAAGCGCTAGAGAAGCGGTATCTAGGGTACTTAAAGAGCTTGAGAGAAGCGGGCAAATAACGCAAAGCCGCGGCGAAATAAGGCTAGTTTCTTAAAATTCTCGTTTTAAGGTAACTTTGTTACGGAGAGAGCGGCCTTTTTTAGGTAGCATTTCATAAACTCGTTTAAAAGGAGAATTTATGAAAGGACTGCAAAGAAGAGACGCTTTAAAGCTAATGGGGGCCGCGGGACTAGCCGCGAGTATGAGCGGTTGCTCGGCAACGGGCGGCGAAAACGACGATATAAATTCTAAAATCGTCATAATGGGCGCGGGACTTAGCGGTATCGCGTTGGCGGCTAAACTTAGAAGAGATATGCCTAACGCCAAGGTAATTCTCGTGGATAAAGACGAGAAATTTTACTATCAGCCGGGCTTTACGCTAATCGCCGTCGGAATTTACGAAGCTAGCGACGTCGTTTACGAAAAAGCGGATTATATCCCGCAAGGAACCGAGTGGATACGCAAAAACGTATCGGAGATAAAGCCCGAAGCCAATCTACTCGTCTTAGACGACGGGAGCGAGCTGGGGTATGATTATCTAATCGTAGCAAGCGGCGTGGAATACGACTTTGAAGCCGTTAAGGGGCTGAGCTTAGAGGATATTAACGATACGAGCGGCAACATATCCTCCGTCTACACTCTACAAGGCGCCGTAAAGAGCAACGAGCTGATGAAAAAATTCTCTCAAAACGGCGGCGCGGCTGTATTTTGCGATCAAAAAACCCCGATGAAATGCAGCGGCGCTAATAAAAAAGTAACATGCATGAGCGAAGATAGGCTGAGGTTGGCCGGCAACCGCGATAAAGGCAGCGTTAATCTTTACGTCGGCGGCGGCAAGCTTTTCGGCGATCCGACTTATGCCGCGGCGATGACTCAAATAATGATAAAAAGAAAGATAAAATTTAATCTTCGCCACCAAATCGTAGCCGTCGATAAAAGCTCAAATACCGCTACTTTCGAGTTTTGGACGGCGTATAGACAAAACGGCGAAGATAAAATCGCGTCCGAGCTAATCGACGTAAAATACGACTGGCTTCACCTGCCGCCTAAGCAAAAAGGAAGCGAAATTTTAGCTCGCGCCGGCCTAACTAAAGAGGGCGACAAGCTAAATTTCCTAGCCGTCGATAAATACAGCCTGCAAAGTACAAAATTTAAAAATATATTCGGTATCGGCGATATTTGCGGATTTGCGTCCGGCAAAACGGGGGCTAGCGTTAGGAAAATGTATCCGATCTTAGCTAAAAATTTAGCCGATACGATAAAAGGACGAGAACCTAGCGAGAAATTTACCGGATATACGGCTTGCCCTTTTATCACCAAATACGGCAAGGCCATAATGGTAGAGTTCGACTGGGAGGGAACGGCTCCGACGTTAGAGTGCTTCGGCGCTACCAGAGAGAGCTACATGAGTTGGCTGGTTAAAATTTACGGATTTAAACCTATGGTTATGAACGGAATGCTAAAAGCTTTGGCTTAAAGGAGATAAAATGAGCGTTTTAGATAAAACTATACGTTTGATTATAGCGGCGATTTGGTTTTTTATTTTCGGATTTATTTGCGACTGCTGGTTGTGGACGGTCGGGCTAATTCCGCTTTTAACGGGATATTACGGCTACTGCCCGCTTTATAAAATTTTTAAGAAAAGGTAAAAATATGGTAAGCACCAAAAGTAGAATCATTAGAGTGGCATTAGGGCTAGTTTTTATGGCGGCAGTTTGGTATTTTTACGAGAGCTACTGGGCGTTAATCGGGTTAATCCCGATTATCGTCGGCGTTACGGGTTTTTGTCCTGCGTGTAAATTCTTAGGCAGGTGTTCTTTAAATTTAAAAAAATAAAAAAAAAAGGGGGGGGGGCGTTAAACGCCCTTTGCCTTGCCCTTTAGCCGTTTGGGCCGCAAATTTTATTCGCCGTTTGATGAATTATTTAGCTACTTTTGGCTAAAATCTCGAAAATTTAAAAAAGGCGAAACGATGAATAAAGTTTGGAAATTCGGCGACAATATCGATACCGATATAATTATCGCCGCCAGATACTTAAATACTTCCGACGAAAATATCTTAGCAAAACATATAATGGAGGACGCCGATCCTAATTTTAGCTCCAAGATAGATAAGGGCGATATTATCGTAGCGGGCGAAAATTTCGGCTGCGGTAGCTCTCGCGAGCACGCTCCTATCGCGCTTAAAGCTGCCGGTATAGGCGCGGTGATAGCTAAAAGCTATGCTAGAATTTTTTATAGAAATAGCTTTAATACGGGGCTTTTGATACTGGAAATCAAAGAAACGGACGAGATAAACGAGGGCAACGAACTAAAAATAGACGTAGATAACGGCGCGATCGTAAATTTAACCAGCGGCAAAGAGTATAAATTTAGCCCCATACCGCCGTTTATGCAAGAGCTTTTAAACGCCGGCGGACTTATAGAATACGCAAAAGTAAAGTTGGATTAAATAATGAGAGAATATAAAATTTGTGTTATAAAAGGCGATGGTATCGGTCCTGAGATCATAGATGAGGCGATAAAAATTTTAGATGTCGTTAGCGCTGAGTTTGGGATAAAATTTGAATACGACTACAAGCTTATGGGCGGTGCAGCTTATGATGTATTTGGCGTGCCTTTGCCAGATGAGACGCTTAACTCTGCTCTAAACTCTGATGCTGTGCTTTTTGGGGCGATCGGTGGCGAGAAGTGGGATAGTTTGCCAAGACATCTAAGGCCAGAGAGCGGGCTTTTAAAGATTAGAAAAGAGCTTGAAGCTTATGCAAATTTACGCCCAGCCATCGTTTTTGATGAGCTAGTGGATGCTAGCACACTAAAGCCAGAGGTTTTAAGAGGCGTTGATTTTGTCGTGGTTCGTGAGCTAACAGGCGGACTTTATTTTGGACAGCCTAGAGAAAAAGGTGAAGATAGAGCGTTTAACACGATGGTTTATTCTAAAATGGAGATTGAGCGCATCGCAAAGATCGCCTTTGAAACAGCAATGCTTCGCAAGAAAAAGATCTGTATGGTCGATAAGGCAAATGTGCTTGAGACAAGTCAGCTTTGGCGCGAGGTGACTAACGAGGTAGCAAAGGCCTATCCTGAAGTAGAGCTTAGCTTTATGTATGTGGATAACGCGGCAATGCAGCTAGTAAGAGCCCCAGCAAATTTTGACGTCATCCTTACTGAAAATTTATTTGGCGACATTTTAAGTGATGAGGCGAGTATGATTTGTGGCTCGATAGGACTTTTGCCAAGCGCTAGCATGGGTGGCAAAGTGGGAATTTATGAACCAATACACGGCTCAGCTCCAGATATCGCAGGGCAGGGCATAGCAAATCCAATCGCAACAATTTTAAGTGCAGCGATGATGCTAAGATACGCATTTAGTGAAAATGAAGCCGCAGATGCGATAGAAAATGCAGTGAAAGAGGCACTTGCAAAAGGCTATAGAACAAAAGATATCGCTGCTTTTAACGCAGTTGAAATTTGCTCAACTAGCGAGATAGGCGATGTTATCACAGGATTTATCAAAAAATGAAAAACACAATCACTGAAGCACTGATCTACGAAGCTCAGGGGCTAAAAGATGATGCACTTGAAATTTATAAAAATATCTTAAAGCAAGATCCGTCAAACAAAGATGCACTTAGCGCGATAAACCGCCTGAGCGGACTTCGCAAAGAGCGAGCGATAAAAAACGAGCAGATGAAAGAGTTTTTTATAGCGATGAAAAGTGATGAAGAGATAAATGAATTTAAAAGGTGGTTGATAAGATTATGAAGCTTGATGATATCGCTAGAATGGCAATCAGTGAGGTTAGCGCTGAGCTTGAAAAAATAGAAGCACTGCAAAATAAAAAGCAAGAAGAGCTTGAGAGAGAAAATTTAAAAAAAGAGCTTTTGGCCATAGAGAATAATGAAAATGCGCTAAATAATGAGCTAAAAGTTGAGACAAATTTACAAAATGAGCAAGCATTTGAGGTAAAAGAGGAGCCAGTAAGTCCAATAAAAAATAGAGAGGTGAGTGAAGAGAAAATTTTCTTAGCAAACCTTGCTGAACGCATAGAAGTGCTTTTTGAAGGGCTTAAACAAACTGGTGAGCAAGATCTCGCTTCAAGGCTTGAGCTAACGACAAAATTTTTAGAATTTACCCTTGCAAATATCGAAAATAGACTCCAAAATCTCTCAAAATAAGCCATTAGACGGCTCAAAAAATGAGATAAAAATCAAAAATGAAATTTATAAAAATAGCGAGCTAGACTTTTTTAGATCGCTATTTGCCCCATTTACTTCACGTGTTTATCTTGTGGGTGGCTGCGTGAGAGATGCGTTCTTGGGACGAGAAATTTACGATTATGACATAGAGGTTTATGATATCGAGCCTACTAAATTTAATGAGCTAATGGCTAGCATAGGCGCTAGCGGAGTTGGCAAAAGCTACTTTATCTACAAATACAAAAACTACGATATTGGGCTTCCAAGAAGCGAGAGCAAAACTGGAAATTCACACAAAGACTTTTCAGTAAGCTATATTAATGATCCCAAAATAGCGAGCCTTAGGCGAGATTTCACGATAAATGCCATGATGATGAATATCTTTAATGGAGAAATTTTAGACTTTTACGGCGGGAGGCAAGATTTAGCAAAAAAGACATTAAGGCACATTGATAGTGAAAAATTTAAAGAGGATCCACTAAGGGTGCTTAGAGGAGTGCAGTTTAGCGCGAGGCTTGATTTTATCATAGCTGATGAGACGCTAGCTCTTATGAAAAGCCTTAGTTTAGAGCATCTAAGTAGAGATAGGATAAATACTGAGCTTATTAAATTTTTTCGTGCAAAGTATCTAGAAAAGGGAGCTTACTATCTCTTTGAGCTTGGACTTTTTAAAGAAATTTTTGGTATGCAAATTTATAAAGATGATGGGTTTTTAAGCGATCTTAAGAGTGCTAGAGAATTTGTGGATGATGAGAGGCTATTTTTGTATCTACTTTTTGGAAAATTTGAGTCTAATGCAAAAGAAATTTTAGAGAAAATGCGTCTGCCAAAGAGCTACTTTTCTATCTTAAAGCAGCCTTATTTTAAGGACATGCCAAGCGATAAAGAGCTAATGCAAATAGCTTTAAATATGCCCATAAAATCATGGCTTGGAGCTTATAATAAAGAGCGGATAGAGCGTGCCAAGAAGCTTGGAATTTATGAGGCAAAATTTGACGCGAAAGTCGATGTGGCAGAAATTTTATCAGCTGGTTTTAAAAACGAAGAAATTGCAAAAGAGATAAAACGTAGGCAAGAGCTTGAAATTTCAAAATATCTAAGCGAGCGTAAGCCTAGAAAAGATTAGTCTTTAAAACTCTTAAAAGCCCATTTTGGCTAAAATAGGCTAGTTTATAACACTTTTAAGGCAAAGAAAGCTTATGTTTAACATAGTCTTAGTTCATCCTCAGATACCGCAAAATACTGGAGCTATCGGTAGAATGTGCGTTAATGCAAATTTAAAGCTGCATATCGTTAAGCCCACTGTGTTTGATCTGAGTGAAAAGGCTGTTAGACGAGCAGGGCTTGACTACTGGAAAATTTTAAATCCAAAAATTTGGGATAGTTTGGAAGAATTTTTAGAAGCAAACTTAAGCCACAAGGATAGATTTTTCTTCGCTACCACAAAGACAAATAGGCTTTACTACGAGGCTAGGTTTAAGCCAGGAGATTTTATATTTTTTGGTGGCGAGAGTACTGGGCTGCCAAGAGAATTTATGGATATAAATTTTAAAAACGCCATAACCATACCAATGGGAAAAGAGGGCAGGAGCTTAAATTTAGCTATGAGTGCTGGCATTATCGCTTATGAGGCGATCAGGCAAAATATCGCTGAATTTGACTTTAGGAGTGAGATTTGAGAGTAGTTTTTGCTTTGTTTTTTACCATTTTAGTGGCATTTGCGAGTGAAATTAGCATTGCAACTTATAATGTGCAAAATTTATTTGATTGCAAAGATGATGGTAGCGAGTATCTTGATTTTAAAGTAGGCGTATCAAAGTGGGACTGCGAGGCGGCTGATTCGAAACTACAAAGGACAAGACAAGTCATAAATGCACTAAATGCAGACATTATCGCACTTCAAGAGATCGAAAATGAACAAGTTTTAAAAGCTCTGGTAAGTGATAGCGAGTATAAATTTATAAGCTTTACAAAGGAGAAAAATTCGCCTGTTGGGCTCGGGCTTATTTCAAAGTTGCAGCCAAGTGGCAGTGAAATTTTTAAAGTTCCAAACGTAAAGACGAGAAATATTTTAAAGGTTGTTTTTGAGACGGAAGGTAAGAAATTTAGCATATTTGTAAATCACTTTCCAACTTATAGAAATGGTATAAATATGCAAAAAAAGGCTGAAAAAACGTTAAGAACAGCTCTAGGTAAAGAGAAAAATGCAATTATTTTGGGTGATTTTAACTCGCCCTTTGGACAAAAATCCATCCTAAATGACATCATTGTAACGAGAAATTTTTATGATCTTTATAAAGAGCTTGAGCCAAAAGATAGATATTCTCACGCAGTACATGGCAAAAAAAGAGCGATCGATCATGTTTTGCTTTCACCTAGCTTTATGGAAAATGGCGATCTAAGCTATGTTAGTGGCAGTTTTGAAGTCTTTAAACCAAGCTTTGCAGTCGATGAAAAAGGCTTTGCAAAGAGCGACTTTTACTCAGATCACTTTGCATTAAAGTTTAAAATTTCAACTGATCCAAGCCCAGTAAAAAAAGGCTTTGTGAGTAAAATTTTTAAAAAAGATGAGAATAAAGCCAATAAAAAAATAAGCGAACAAAGCTATAAGACGGCTGATGTGGATACGCTTTTTGATCATCCAGAAGCTGTGCCAGTCGTGATTGAAAAAGCGGTTGTTATCTTAAAAGATAAGCATGGCTTTATTATCTCGAAAAATCACCGCGGAATTTATGTCTATGATCCTAAAAATAGCGTTACTGTAGGCGAAGAGCTAGATGTTTTAGTAAGTCGAATGAAAATTTATAAAGATGCGCTTGAAGTTAGCTCTTATGAGATCATAAATGAGCATGGCATAAAAGATATTAGCGAAAATTTACTAGATGCATCGCAATTAAGCGAAGCTAGAAGTGGCGATGTCTTTGCTAAAATTTCGGGCAGGCTTGAGAGAGGTTACCTGCATACACCATATGGTAAGATCAGGGTTTATAGCAAGAAAAAGCTAAAAGATGGCGAGTATAGTTTTGAAAACGCGAGAGTTAAAATTTACAAGAGAGAAAACCAAATCGTTGTGGAGTAGAGAGTGCAAATTTTAGATATTTTTATGATTACGGCGTTTGTTTTATTTCTTATTTTTATGATAAGAGGCGTCATTTTGCAGTCGCAAGAGAAGGAGAGAGTAAGAAAGATGGTAAGAGA from Campylobacter concisus carries:
- a CDS encoding DUF2892 domain-containing protein, translated to MVSTKSRIIRVALGLVFMAAVWYFYESYWALIGLIPIIVGVTGFCPACKFLGRCSLNLKK
- a CDS encoding LysE family translocator; translated protein: MDFLLFFATLAPISLMPGINMTYAMSIGMSFGYKHSLIMMTGQLLSLAFVAFCCMLGAGAVLHHFEYAFKALNIIAGLYMLYLGAMLLFGKGELSVTNVSNLPSKKQMFINGLIVCVTNPKAWIFFSALLPTFLDKDDPFSLTRMCAIAATLVFIEFCSLNIYALGGAMLKKFLQTHLRLLEICTAIIVCTIGVLLLFR
- a CDS encoding Crp/Fnr family transcriptional regulator; the encoded protein is MLSEELKEILRERFTNNFDLASEDLNAIFANAYLKTVKKGDIFYSGNDCFGFILILKGVLRAFVSSNAKEITIFRLTKDESCVLCDTCSINSLENKVSVEIEQDSEIIVIPARIYKPLKEKYPSVLNFTLKIVADRFARTINVMEQALFSPLSARIMNFLSQSIENLNENFIKITHEELANHLGSAREAVSRVLKELERSGQITQSRGEIRLVS
- a CDS encoding tRNA (cytidine(34)-2'-O)-methyltransferase, whose protein sequence is MFNIVLVHPQIPQNTGAIGRMCVNANLKLHIVKPTVFDLSEKAVRRAGLDYWKILNPKIWDSLEEFLEANLSHKDRFFFATTKTNRLYYEARFKPGDFIFFGGESTGLPREFMDINFKNAITIPMGKEGRSLNLAMSAGIIAYEAIRQNIAEFDFRSEI
- a CDS encoding CCA tRNA nucleotidyltransferase → MQISKIDSKISQNKPLDGSKNEIKIKNEIYKNSELDFFRSLFAPFTSRVYLVGGCVRDAFLGREIYDYDIEVYDIEPTKFNELMASIGASGVGKSYFIYKYKNYDIGLPRSESKTGNSHKDFSVSYINDPKIASLRRDFTINAMMMNIFNGEILDFYGGRQDLAKKTLRHIDSEKFKEDPLRVLRGVQFSARLDFIIADETLALMKSLSLEHLSRDRINTELIKFFRAKYLEKGAYYLFELGLFKEIFGMQIYKDDGFLSDLKSAREFVDDERLFLYLLFGKFESNAKEILEKMRLPKSYFSILKQPYFKDMPSDKELMQIALNMPIKSWLGAYNKERIERAKKLGIYEAKFDAKVDVAEILSAGFKNEEIAKEIKRRQELEISKYLSERKPRKD
- a CDS encoding CiaD-like domain-containing protein, which encodes MKLDDIARMAISEVSAELEKIEALQNKKQEELERENLKKELLAIENNENALNNELKVETNLQNEQAFEVKEEPVSPIKNREVSEEKIFLANLAERIEVLFEGLKQTGEQDLASRLELTTKFLEFTLANIENRLQNLSK
- a CDS encoding NAD(P)/FAD-dependent oxidoreductase; translated protein: MKGLQRRDALKLMGAAGLAASMSGCSATGGENDDINSKIVIMGAGLSGIALAAKLRRDMPNAKVILVDKDEKFYYQPGFTLIAVGIYEASDVVYEKADYIPQGTEWIRKNVSEIKPEANLLVLDDGSELGYDYLIVASGVEYDFEAVKGLSLEDINDTSGNISSVYTLQGAVKSNELMKKFSQNGGAAVFCDQKTPMKCSGANKKVTCMSEDRLRLAGNRDKGSVNLYVGGGKLFGDPTYAAAMTQIMIKRKIKFNLRHQIVAVDKSSNTATFEFWTAYRQNGEDKIASELIDVKYDWLHLPPKQKGSEILARAGLTKEGDKLNFLAVDKYSLQSTKFKNIFGIGDICGFASGKTGASVRKMYPILAKNLADTIKGREPSEKFTGYTACPFITKYGKAIMVEFDWEGTAPTLECFGATRESYMSWLVKIYGFKPMVMNGMLKALA
- a CDS encoding SLAC1 anion channel family protein, encoding MHDVKKNDSQSKIKSLPIMLFAGTMGLGGLCAAYKKLSEIFDLPSEIFSALRTLDCTVFCLLSAFYLFKLLKFKEEVKAEFSHPIRINFFGGFIISLFLLALAYKDAPRLYYSLFYAALGLQTIFTLYVISFWIDEKFDIATLNPAWFIPVVGNLLIPIIAEKSQAIWYYFSLGLFFWIILFAVIFYRLVFCDKLADKFVPTLVITLAPPAMAFLGYVKLTERFDAFAAILLNINVFFAALILFSYKRFIKLKFALSWWAFTFPTAASSIAFLKAYEITQSDFYLVLGVGAFTALVASILIVGFLTVKSIINGEIFSEK
- a CDS encoding DUF2892 domain-containing protein — translated: MSVLDKTIRLIIAAIWFFIFGFICDCWLWTVGLIPLLTGYYGYCPLYKIFKKR
- a CDS encoding 3-isopropylmalate dehydratase small subunit gives rise to the protein MNKVWKFGDNIDTDIIIAARYLNTSDENILAKHIMEDADPNFSSKIDKGDIIVAGENFGCGSSREHAPIALKAAGIGAVIAKSYARIFYRNSFNTGLLILEIKETDEINEGNELKIDVDNGAIVNLTSGKEYKFSPIPPFMQELLNAGGLIEYAKVKLD
- a CDS encoding DUF4299 family protein; its protein translation is MSVTFKVKNKKKLLGGYEKALSEREISEFIEGFCFFNSQNDEPSELSLNENVMIAGVWQKSARGFELSYENGKYIVRVCTPSGVGDWQTAILFLSKISAKTGSKIECDNEEIYDSEQILKFDYEADIMWGLEALKDAKEKNQMLYISGLERDVAFDAVMIDEIFVSASPEAKFDEMMRRVQYLDAYSARENLYEDKDGNEIFGAYTLSENLPTILPYAPSPSWQAQEVLGECKVSRWILTLVVGVDDKDAHVLGECEYGAFMVNLPKEKYRFIDAANILVEPLSEEEMREIFKKANEA
- the leuB gene encoding 3-isopropylmalate dehydrogenase, with protein sequence MREYKICVIKGDGIGPEIIDEAIKILDVVSAEFGIKFEYDYKLMGGAAYDVFGVPLPDETLNSALNSDAVLFGAIGGEKWDSLPRHLRPESGLLKIRKELEAYANLRPAIVFDELVDASTLKPEVLRGVDFVVVRELTGGLYFGQPREKGEDRAFNTMVYSKMEIERIAKIAFETAMLRKKKICMVDKANVLETSQLWREVTNEVAKAYPEVELSFMYVDNAAMQLVRAPANFDVILTENLFGDILSDEASMICGSIGLLPSASMGGKVGIYEPIHGSAPDIAGQGIANPIATILSAAMMLRYAFSENEAADAIENAVKEALAKGYRTKDIAAFNAVEICSTSEIGDVITGFIKK
- a CDS encoding DsrE/DsrF/TusD sulfur relay family protein — translated: MKKFLFILTNQPYNGTDNAYNALRLAKTLKEKGEEVRIFLMNDAVDLARNSTKKPENYDVDLVAMLKELYASGAMLKVCGSCQTRCGLHAGEPYFEAEVKGSMDILSEWVRQCDQAMTF